In Vanrija pseudolonga chromosome 4, complete sequence, a single window of DNA contains:
- the ATO2_0 gene encoding Ammonia transport outward protein 2, whose translation MSARYDAEKGDTVPSDYHHHAAVVTAAPYSPPKRANPTPLGLFSFASTTLLLSFLNANVRGLHAANMVVGMAFFVGGIAQFVAGIFEYYAGATFGFTAFVTYGCFWGSIGCIFWPSSGILAAYKTPEDLNSALGLFMMVWFVFTTIMTIGTIRSNVGLFCVFFSVDITFLLLGIGHLTINPHILQAGGYVGIIAAFFAYYVATSALYAAEGMPFSLPVVPLVKDD comes from the exons ATGTCCGCCCGctacgacgccgagaagggcgacaCCGTCCCCTCcgactaccaccaccacgccgccgtggtgaCTGCCGCGCCCTACAGCCCGCCGAAGCGCGCCAACCCCACGCCgctgg GCCTCTTCTCCTTTGCGTCGACCACCCTCCTGCTCTCGTTCCTCAATGCCAACGTCCGCGGCCTGCACGCCGCCAACATGGTCGTCGGCATGGCCTTCTTCGTGGGCGGCATTGCCCAGTTCGTCGCCGGCATCTTCGAGTACTATGCCGGCGCAACCTTTGGCTTCACCGCGTTCGTGACCTACGGCTGCTTCTGGGGCTCGATCGGCTGCATCTTCTGGCCGTCGAGCGGCATCCTCGCGGCGTACAAGACGCCCGAGGACCTGAAcagcgcgctcggcctgttCATGATGGTGTGGTTTGTCTTCACCACCATCATGACCATTGGCACTATCCGGTCCAACGTCGGCCTGTTCTGTGTCT TCTTCTCCGTCGACATCAcgttcctcctcctcggcattgGCCACCTCACGATCAACCCCCACATCCTGCAGGCAGGTGGATACGTCGGTATCATTGCCGCATTCTTTGCGTACTATGTCGCCACGAGCGCACtgtacgccgccgagggcatgcCCTTCTCCCTTCCC GTCGTGCCCCTTGTCAAGGACGACTAA